The Phyllopteryx taeniolatus isolate TA_2022b chromosome 19, UOR_Ptae_1.2, whole genome shotgun sequence genome includes the window GGATAGTTTGAAGacgttaaagaaaaaaaaaaagtctaaaaagaAGCTCAAGTCtacaactaaataaaaacatctcaATAGAAACATATTCAAACTAAAAACTTTCTGGGCATGTTTTCAAAAGGTCtaaaaagaaatgttgaaaaagaagaaagtttGACATAAGCAGGCTTATGAAAACCTGttgaaaaatgtcccaaaaattcAAACATATCTCAATAGAAACATGTTCAAACTAAAAATGTCTTGAAGGGAGcatgtttaaaacaacaatcAGGTTTTTATTTCGACATGTCTAAAAAGAAAACGGCCACAAGAGTGGGAAGGCAGGAGGCAATTTTGCGGCTCTGTCGCAGGCAACGGCAAAACAACGGTCCACTTGGCGAGCGGCCCAGCGAACTTTGCTTTGGCTCGCCGTTCCGTCGGAACGCGGGGCCTCCAGCACGACGGACGCGCGTTCCTCTTCGCGTGCTTGCCAAACTAGTGCAAATGCGCCGATATTAAATTAACAACACGTTCGGGAAGCCTCGGGGGATTTTCACGAGCGCTCGGGATCGGTCGGTAAGGTGCGTTCAGGAGCACTCAAGAGGAGCACTGATTCGGGTGCGTTCAGGAGCGGTCGAGAGAGTTGGGCAGCACTGACGAGCGTTCGGGAATACTCAAAGGTGTTCAGGGGCACTCAGAACAATTCCTTAAGGAGCTTTCGGGAGCTTTTGAACAGCGTTCAGGAGCGTTCCGAAGCTCTGAGGAGTGTTCGCGAGCACTGAGGAGCGTCGTGCGCTCTTCAAGAACGTTCAGGAGTATTTATGAGGGAGCGTTCAGGAGAGTTGGAGAGTGTTCAGAAGTGTTCAGGAGCACCCGGGAGCGTCTATTAAGGAGCGTTCAGGAGAGTTGGAGAGCATTCAAGAGTGTTCAGGAGCGCATGTAGAGTGTGATGAGACCCGCCCGGTGCAGCCGCTGCCACAGGTTCATCTCCAGCATCAGGTCGTGGTTGACGAAGAATCCCACGGGGCGGTACTTGTTGTCGTAGTAGTGGTCCGAGTAATCTTTGTACTGCGGCGTCATGAAGCCGTACGCGCTGACGCGGTCGCACGCGTGCAGCGCCGCCAGTAGCATGACGGCGCCGGTCGACGGCCGGTAGATGTTCTTGTGTTTGGTTTTCAGGGTTTGGGACGGAAGGAACctggaagcaaaacaaaacaaaacaaagaaaaacattttcaccttCGTTCTGAGGAGCCGGTCCGGTCGCCACGGTTACCAGGCCGGAGGGAGGTCGGGGCTCCCTCACCTGTTTCTGAGGTAGCGGACGAAGTCGGGATGGTACATCTTCAGCTTGGTCGCCGTCACGTCCTTGCCGAAGTACGCGGTCGGACTGAGCCAAAAACATCACAGTGACATCGCCGCGACATCGCAACGGCGGCCCGGGCATCCGCCCTTTCCGCTTCCGGGCCACAGTGAGAAACGATCCATAAAAATACACCGCTAACCGAGCTTCGTGACCTCCCGAATGTCCTTCGTCGGAACCGCCGTAAACTGACGCCTGCCTCATACCCTTCCCCCGAATTCCCTCAAAGGGATTTTTGGGAGTCAACCGCATAGAAAATCCCTTTGTGGCGACTCAGGCGCAGCGAGCGAACCGTTCCGAGCGCAACGCCGACGTGCCGATACGCGGTACTCACTCTTTGCCTCGCTCGCGTCCTCCCTCGACGAGGGTCCGCCGGGCCGCCGCCTTCACCATCTGGTAGTCGCGGTCGTGGTCGGGCAGGAAGACGTAGCGCGTTTCCTGTCCGGGGGCGGGGTCACCACCGTGTCACCGATCACGTCGTACGTTCGCTCGCCGGGCGCACGTGCGAGCGAGCGCGGCTCACCTGAGACCGCGGCGGCCCTCGGTAGCCGGCGGAGGCGTAGCTCCTCATGGAGTTGATCAGCGTGTTGGTGGAGAAGGTGTAGTGGGTGCTGCGGACCCCCACGTCCTCCTCGAAGCCCGCCAAGATGGCGCCGTTTGTCCTACACCACAAAAACTACACTCAAAACCTTTGCAAAAAGGGGGCGGCAGTCATAGCTAAACTCAGACCCTCCGTGATGTCATCATCCAAAAACCAGGCACTGCGGTCACGTGACTTGCTTTCAGTCAGACTTGCGAGGACTCGTGCCTTGCTTGAACTTCTGAAGGACTGGACTTGCGACTCGGACTTAAACGACGCGACCTGACTTCCGACTCGCTGAACTCCGGAACCGGCGTAACGTGACTTGCCCCATTTTTGAAAGTTTACatttaagacttgagacttccTTCGTTCGCTCACAAGTCGTCGATTCATCAACAACTCATCGATGAGAATCGATGAATTGAGAATCGATGAATCGTTTCGAGCCCCCGTTTGACTCGAAACTGTCCAAATCCTcgattttcatattcatatttgctTTCTgccgtcctccatgaaagcagactgattctCTTTTTGGATTTTTCAAACTCAgagacatttgcaaaaaaacaagcagcaacatttttgctgattttctggCGGATGTTACAAAccaaaatcaattcattgatgggaaaaaacaacaacataattgTCAGTTAAATCTATGAGAAAAATGATGGCAGGCGTAGTATGAATATTGTGCAATAGGCGTGTTTAACCTGAAGCTGCGCCTAATATTCCTTTGCGCACGTGAATCGGTACCAAAGAAGTCACTCTCGCTTGCAAAACGGTTGCAAAGTACATCACTCCCTCTGTGTGATGTTACGCAATTGCtgttgatttgcttttgtttcatCACTAAAGAAtgccaaacaaacaacaataatccGCTAATAAACCATCATCGGTAAAAAAGAGGTAAAGCAAACCAAAATTTGCATCTGCTTTTTCGACAAATCGATGGAATGACGGCTAGAATAAGGGCTCGGAAGAATCTCGGACGGCGAGGTCCTCgtgaccgccgccgccgccgccccgcgCGCACGTACCTGAAGACGTAGTGGTGCCGGTCGATCTCCTCGCCCTTCTTGGAGTCCCTCAGGATGCCGCCGTTCCCGACCACGGCGCAGCGGATGCAGCGGGAGGTTCCGGCGCGACCCTTCCAGTCGTCAAAGACGGCGGCGTTGGCGGACCGGTTGAGCGCCGCCAGCGCGTCCGACAGCGCTGGCCGGAAAAAGACGCGGAGCGTTACTTTCGAGGCGCAACTCGGAGCGGGAAATGTTACAATTTCACTTTTCCCATTTtattcccacaaaaaaaaaaaaataatacaaaatatgactttttatatatatattataatctGACGTTtaataatggggaaaaaatgaaatgctcttGCACGAGCTGGCAGAAGGTCCAAGGAAGCCGTGTACTGCGCTCCGTACAACAGAGGAATTATTTCTCCATACACTTGGTCCTCCGCGtactttcttcaatttcttttcattttgtcgtTTTTGCCCGAAAacgcttattggtggtttatgcCCGCCTATTCGTGAATGtgtcggatttaaaaaaaaaagcgcaattATAATGATTGTCAAACATCGGCGGGATTTTCACGAGGCCGCTCCAGATGGGCTCCACTTTATCCCGACTACACAGAGGGACGACTTTCATTTGCAACTCGCTCCGAACTTCGACCGAAAAGCCGAGCAAGCCACGCCTCCAAAAGCGCCCGGGGCGCTCGTGAGTCGAGGCGCGTGTCACGTTTGTTTGACGGCGACGCTTTTTGGACGTCCGGCGTGTGCCCTCGCTCAACAAAGGTGTGTTTCCAAAACAAACGGGCCACAGCTGAATGCAAAAGAGCAGCACCCGTGTCGTCGCCCAACGTCGCCGGGCACCTCGTCGTTGGAAAGTACGGCGACGAGGCGGTCTTAATTTCAGCATCCGGTACGGTGGGACGCGGACGTATTTCGTTTCAAATCAATTGAAATTGTCCCAAATAAGCACCAAAACCTTGTTATGTTTTGACTAAAACAGTCTTGTATACACTCAAAgagaatggaaagaaaaaagcaGTTCATGTGCATCCTGTAGTACTCATGCGTTggttgtgtgcctttaaggggcgtggccgagTGAGTTGAACAGTTAGTCTGCGCGTGAGTGTCACAGTagtgtcattttgtatttgtgtgtttgactgactgactgacttggCCATCAAAGTGCATCGGTGACTccggctctccttgcccacatgccaggGCATTACCGTACCAACTCATTTTCACTTGAACTCCAATTTTGGCTCTATATTTTCGTTTGGCGGCGTGCCGAGACATTTTTCTAACGTCAAATGTGCGGgtcggctcaataaaggttgaaaaaagtGCTTAGACAGACGGGAAGCGGCCATGTCGGTACCGACTTTGGAAGGTGAGGCCCCCCCAGCCATTTGCGCCCGCAAACGGACGCAGGCGGCGGTATTCGTCGGCCGTGGCGTGTTTGGACCACTGCAGCACCGGAACGTTGTTCAGGAACAGCCCGGCGAAGTCCGACTTTGGGATGCGGTTCCGGATGCCGTCAGGGCAGTCCTGCGCACAGGAAGTCTCATGTTGAACTAGATTCTGGTAGGAGTTTGCCAAACAGGATGTCAACTTGTTACATCATCATTCTAATTATGACCTCAACTGGATTCTAACCGTGCATCCGAAACCCATTCTAACATCATTTTTAACACGACTCTCGCCTTGAATCCTGCATGATTCTGAAACGATTCTTACCAAGGTAACGACAGGATTTGAACAAGATTCTAACTAAGACTCTTTCACGATTCTTACCGTGATAACATGATTCTAACGCGCGGCCAACACGATTTCAACAAGATTCGAACCAAGATTCTTACCGTGAAAACAACACGAGTTCAACACAGTTTCAACAAGATTCGAAACATGATCGCAACATGTGGATTGTTCATGTTGAACTACATCCTACTCAAACATGATGCTGTGTTCTGCTTTAGTAGCCAGGATGATGGCACCGCCCAGTGACATCATCTTGTAACCCTGGAGACCAAACCAGtcaacaccattttttttttaatttttttttttactcgaaCGACTCACATGTTAGTTCACAGCGGACCGATGAGGTGACAGGGAGCAATCACAGGACAGTTTCCTGCGCGAGACACTAACATGATTCAACCATGAATCTTAATTGATTCTAGCATACACACAACATGAATCCCACACAATTTCAGCCTAATTCAAACATGAATCATCATGTTCACGGATTTAACACTATTATAAAATGATTCCAAGTAACCATGATTACAACAGGATTATTTGAttcaaacattattattaaccattattaacccaagattaTTCTAACCGAGAATCCAACATGCTTCCAATAGGATTtcaaaatgattacaaaatgATTCTAACCATGAATTTCAAAAGATTGCAACATGATTTTAACGTGGTTCTATCCCTGCTTATGCACATTGAATCCAACATGATTTGAACCCTGATTCCATCTTGGTTTTAACCAAACAAGTCAACCTTTCACTTAAGCTGGTTACATGATGGCTGCAGATCACCAATGAGGTTCCAGGTATCGTTCACATGACGCTCGAGCTCCACTCACGGTTTGCGGCGGGACGTCTTCACTGGCGTAAGCGTCTCCGATGAAGGGAGGCTCGGTGGGCTTCCCGGAAACGTTTTTGTGGGAGGGCGCGACGCCGGCCGGCGCAAGCGTAGTACCGACGGGGGTGGGGCCACACGGTACCGCCGGTGAGGGGGCGGGGCTTGTCCGGTTTCCTTGGAGACGCGGCTCAGAATCTCGCGGCTTACTGCGGAAGACCGAACATTTGTCAGCCGGCCTGCTGGCGGcgcatgttgatgacatcatgagGAGAATCCACATCAGggctggttcttttttttttttggtattcatttatttgattaggcggcacggtggccgaccggttagagcgtcagcctcacagttctgaggacccgggttcaatccccggccccgcctgtgtggagtttgcatgttctccccgtgcctgcgtggcttttctccgggcactccggtttcctcccacatcccaaaaacatgcatgaattggagactcgaaattgcccgtaggcgtgactgtgagtgcgaatggttgtttgttcctatgtgccctgcgattggctggcaaccagttgagggtgtatgtacaccgcctcctgcccggtgacagctgggataggctccagcacgcccgcgactcgagtgaggagaagcggctcagaaaatggatggatggatttatttgattacagttggtgttggagaggaggatgcaggagataggctctcatggaaaaggatgacgacgcgctgtggcgacccctaacgggacaagccgaaaggaaaagaagaagaaagaagaagattcatttatttgattaaattacgggttgatttattgtaaataataaaatagtaaaaGTAGCAGTTTTGCATATACATgaagcattttatttgattggtTTCATGAAATAATAGGCTAGTTTATTATATTCAAATCATATTGGTAAAATAGGCAGTACATTTACAATAATTGGTTATTATaatttaatcaataataaacaatacaaattcttGTTTTACTATTTTAGAGTTTCGTGTGTATTCATTTatatcattaaataattggtgaatGTTTGCATTGGAAAAACAAACCATATGGGCAGCTTTTGTTTGAGTAAATATTGTGCTTGTATATAGAATAAAAGCACAATCAACAATTCTATTCATTGTATGACGCAATTGTTTCACTATTTTAATtgctgtaaacaaaacaaagaaaatgccaaattcttttgctttatttattaatCTCATTAAATTATTACAATATTGTCaataacaaaattataaatatttcaaaaaactACTTGTATAGTACATGtttaataattattaaatgATCAAATACAAACTATTCATTTAAAATCAATTATAACAAATTCAAACTGACAAATGATTATTTCATCATTGATTTCAACTGTTTTACGTCCACCTTccatcatgattttttttcgaaGCGCATTTCCAAAATGATCTGACGCATGAGTCCGACTTAAAACTCAAGCCCACAAGTTTGCGAATATAACCTACCTCCACAAAGACCCCCGAGCCAAGTGGGACCAGGACAGCGCCAGGGGGGTCTCCAGGTTCCCGGACAGGAAGTAGACGCCGAGCACGGAGGCCACGCTGAGGGCGGCCAGCGCCAACCGTCTCTGCGCAGACATGGCCGCCGTCACGGGGGGCCGCGGGGGTCACGGCCACGCTCAATCAGACGCTGCCTCCGCTCCACTGAAGGGGCATCGGGTGGCGTGTGGGAAAGGAAGTTCCTCTTTGTCCCCttcaaacacaaatttgaagGGGACAAAGACAAATGCTACTTAGACTGTTCGcaaatgctaatctgtgctagcaattgcagctctgcttctaACCTTCTGGCTTTAATCCGACAGTGCACTCGAGACGCACAACAATCTGGATGTAATTTTCCACCGCGTGCGCTCTTTCTATTTCAAGCGACTCATTCCCGTGCTTCATGTCCGTTCGCCACTTCCTGTTTCGCCAGCTTCACTTCCTGTTGACTCGCTGCAGATAAATGAAGCCAACGACATTTGAGAGGCGAACCAGACAAATGGCAAACGGCGGCGGAAAGTGGCGCTGACGAGCAAAAAACGTGACCTCATTCACGTTTGACTGGTGAATATTCCAACATGAGGTTATTATGATTCTAACCTGAATCCAACATGATTCCAAACATGATTCAGATGATTGTACCGTGACGCCAAAATGATATCAGCAGGATTGTAACACGAATGCATCCAGACCATGATTACAAGCTCATTACAGTGTGACGCAATTCATAAGAATCCTAACCTTGATTCCGATGACCG containing:
- the st6galnac gene encoding alpha-N-acetylgalactosaminide alpha-2,6-sialyltransferase 2 isoform X2, whose translation is MSAQRRLALAALSVASVLGVYFLSGNLETPLALSWSHLARGSLWSKPRDSEPRLQGNRTSPAPSPAVPCGPTPVGTTLAPAGVAPSHKNVSGKPTEPPFIGDAYASEDVPPQTDCPDGIRNRIPKSDFAGLFLNNVPVLQWSKHATADEYRRLRPFAGANGWGGLTFQTLSDALAALNRSANAAVFDDWKGRAGTSRCIRCAVVGNGGILRDSKKGEEIDRHHYVFRTNGAILAGFEEDVGVRSTHYTFSTNTLINSMRSYASAGYRGPPRSQETRYVFLPDHDRDYQMVKAAARRTLVEGGRERGKEFLPSQTLKTKHKNIYRPSTGAVMLLAALHACDRVSAYGFMTPQYKDYSDHYYDNKYRPVGFFVNHDLMLEMNLWQRLHRAGLITLYMRS
- the st6galnac gene encoding alpha-N-acetylgalactosaminide alpha-2,6-sialyltransferase 2 isoform X1, which gives rise to MSAQRRLALAALSVASVLGVYFLSGNLETPLALSWSHLARGSLWSKPRDSEPRLQGNRTSPAPSPAVPCGPTPVGTTLAPAGVAPSHKNVSGKPTEPPFIGDAYASEDVPPQTDCPDGIRNRIPKSDFAGLFLNNVPVLQWSKHATADEYRRLRPFAGANGWGGLTFQTLSDALAALNRSANAAVFDDWKGRAGTSRCIRCAVVGNGGILRDSKKGEEIDRHHYVFRTNGAILAGFEEDVGVRSTHYTFSTNTLINSMRSYASAGYRGPPRSQETRYVFLPDHDRDYQMVKAAARRTLVEGGRERGKDPTAYFGKDVTATKLKMYHPDFVRYLRNRFLPSQTLKTKHKNIYRPSTGAVMLLAALHACDRVSAYGFMTPQYKDYSDHYYDNKYRPVGFFVNHDLMLEMNLWQRLHRAGLITLYMRS